The genomic window AGTGTGAGCTTAAGTATCCCATCGCTATAACTTGCCTGGATACGGTCCACATCGGCACTTTCAGGAAGTGTGAATGCCCTGGTGAAAGCCGAATAGCTGAATTCACGTCTGTTATAGGTTTTTTCCGATGTGTTGTTTTCGCTGTACTGCCCGGTAGAAATAGTAAGCATATCCCGCTCTACTGAAACTTTAAAATCTTCTTTTTTCAGACCGGGAGCTGCAAGCTCGATATGATATTCTTCACCTGACTCTGAGATATTTACAGCAGGAAGGCTGTTGATCCGGCGGTCTGCAAAAAATGTGTCGCCCAGTACGGATTCGAAAATGTCATTAAAGCCTGGCAATAATGTACTGTTTTTCTTTTCTGGATTGAATTTAACCAATGTCATAGTGTGTTCTCCTTTTAAAAAATGGACTATTAATCAATTAATTTTCTCTAAAACCTTTTAGACGGTTTTGAAATATCAACTTCAAGTGCTGTGCCAATGGTATTTTTAAGAATATTCACACACTTTTTTAGAAACCCTGACTGAAAAATTTTCATAAATTCTGAACTTTTTTCAGCTTTGAACTGAAAAATTTTCAGTTCGCTTGTCTGATGCTTATAAGTGTCAAGTTTATATTCCTGAACTAGCAACGAAGATTAAACCTTTTTGATAATTTAATTGTTAATAAAGGGAAAATTTACAGTACAGACTATCAATATTTGACATCGGTGCCCTGCAGTTAAAGGTCTCGAAGATAATGAAGTTAATCGGGGGGCTTATAGGTGGAGTGATAAAGAAAACGATGTATTCGGAGAGCTGGCTGGAAATCCAGGGGATTAAAAAGGCGTTTATTTGCCTTTTCGATCTTATTTTTCAAATTAAGATTTTCTGTTTGCTCATCAGTCATTTGGTGGGTTTATGTTTGAAGAATTTCAACCCTATATTGACCAGATGCGTTTCTGGAGGCTGATAATTTTCTGGATATCGTTGATGAGTAAAATACTGAAGACGTGAAATGAATGCACTTAAAAACGATTGATATGCATACAGTTTACCAACTTCCTGGCCGTCCTTATCCGCTTGGATCTATGTGGGATGGCATGGGGACTAACTTTGCGCTCTTTGCTGCGCATGCACAAAAAGTAGAACTCTGCTTGTACGATGAACATGGTACAGAAGTTGAGCGGGTTGAGATTGCCGAACGTGATCACCATGTTTTTCACTGTTATATTCCCGATATTGGTCCTGGGCAATTATATGGTTATCGGGTGCATGGTGCTTATGAACCTATTAATGGCCATAGGTTTAACCCCAATAAATTACTGATTGATCCTTATGCAAAAGCAATATCTGGTGATGTGATATGGCATTCTGCAGTTTTTGGCTATGATCTGGAAGGAGAGAAAGACGATCT from Flavobacterium sp. W4I14 includes these protein-coding regions:
- a CDS encoding HSP20 family protein (product_source=KO:K13993; cath_funfam=2.60.40.790; cog=COG0071; ko=KO:K13993; pfam=PF00011; superfamily=49764), which produces MTLVKFNPEKKNSTLLPGFNDIFESVLGDTFFADRRINSLPAVNISESGEEYHIELAAPGLKKEDFKVSVERDMLTISTGQYSENNTSEKTYNRREFSYSAFTRAFTLPESADVDRIQASYSDGILKLTLPKKEEAKAVSRQIEIR